One part of the Chitinivibrionales bacterium genome encodes these proteins:
- a CDS encoding lysophospholipid acyltransferase family protein, which produces MEGTVREVSGNTGAIKVFYFSLLFKLASFFVYHITLFFVIVLDLLAFGMRISGRRNLRIRKAILVSNHTLYLDPGILSHAIAPRRAYYSAMESTFRIRFLGMFIRLLGAFPLTDKDPLLHIVKQLRRALDERGFVHVFAEHDLAHFNQRVNGFKDGAFFLAVMFNVPVIPMAIVVKQRLWRGKPVLWLPPRVHVVIETALYPRDFGDGDLPKRERIALIREKTREVIQGAIDRGIKC; this is translated from the coding sequence GTGGAAGGGACGGTTCGTGAAGTGAGCGGAAACACCGGCGCCATTAAGGTGTTTTATTTTTCCCTGCTGTTCAAGCTTGCCTCATTTTTCGTTTACCACATCACGCTGTTTTTCGTCATCGTGCTCGACCTGCTCGCGTTCGGCATGCGGATCAGCGGAAGGCGCAATCTCCGCATCCGCAAGGCGATCCTCGTGAGCAACCACACCCTGTACCTCGATCCCGGCATCCTCAGCCACGCCATTGCCCCGCGCCGCGCCTATTATTCGGCGATGGAGTCAACGTTCAGGATCCGCTTTCTCGGCATGTTCATCCGTCTGCTCGGCGCGTTCCCGCTCACCGACAAAGACCCGCTCTTGCACATTGTCAAGCAGCTCAGGCGCGCGCTTGACGAAAGGGGATTTGTCCACGTGTTCGCAGAGCACGACCTGGCGCATTTCAACCAGAGGGTGAACGGGTTCAAGGACGGCGCGTTTTTCCTCGCGGTCATGTTCAACGTGCCCGTGATCCCGATGGCGATCGTGGTGAAGCAAAGATTATGGAGGGGAAAGCCTGTTCTTTGGCTGCCGCCGCGGGTCCATGTGGTGATTGAGACGGCGCTTTATCCCAGGGATTTTGGGGATGGGGATTTACCGAAAAGAGAGAGGATCGCATTGATAAGGGAGAAGACGAGGGAGGTGATTCAGGGGGCGATTGACAGGGGCATAAAATGTTAA
- a CDS encoding glycosyltransferase, which yields MSTPDLFSWYYYIIIAGCFIFCFLSITNTLYLSLFTKKPRLTHGPLVSVLVPARDEEQNIGRCLDSLLNQTYRDYEIIVYDDMSEDGTWEIISGYAEKNPSIRAIKGSDLPEGWFGKPHAMQELARHASGEYFLFTDADTVHDGNSISWAVTNALAHRADALSGYTRQIPKSFGEVAVLSNMFLNAVLFMPLWIIPLIRLPFASHIIGQFIFFKASVFKAIDGYKSVRHKISEDIYIGRELKKRGHRLVFLDVKNHVSCRMYRSFSGAVDGIAKNIYDFFEKHVASIIALTVFIIGGLVLPVVLLPLEVLTHGSHIHLAAASVGLFFGAWALFLYNRGMVWYAPLLYPFLFILLIYIGWKSVIDDTLGKGYLWKGRFVK from the coding sequence ATGTCAACCCCTGACCTGTTTTCCTGGTATTACTACATCATCATCGCCGGTTGCTTCATTTTCTGCTTTCTCTCCATCACCAACACCTTGTACCTTTCCCTGTTCACAAAAAAGCCCCGCCTCACGCACGGTCCCCTCGTGTCGGTGCTTGTGCCCGCGCGGGACGAGGAACAAAACATCGGCCGCTGCCTCGATTCGCTGCTCAACCAGACCTATCGCGATTATGAAATCATCGTGTACGACGACATGTCGGAGGACGGCACCTGGGAAATCATCAGCGGCTATGCTGAAAAAAACCCTTCCATCAGGGCAATAAAGGGCAGCGACCTTCCGGAAGGGTGGTTTGGAAAGCCGCACGCCATGCAGGAACTCGCACGGCACGCGTCCGGCGAATATTTTCTGTTCACCGACGCCGACACCGTGCACGACGGCAACAGTATCTCATGGGCGGTGACCAACGCGCTCGCGCACCGGGCGGACGCGCTTTCCGGCTACACCCGCCAAATTCCGAAATCATTCGGCGAGGTGGCGGTACTTTCAAACATGTTCCTCAACGCGGTACTGTTCATGCCGCTGTGGATCATCCCGCTCATCAGGCTGCCCTTCGCGTCGCACATTATCGGCCAGTTTATTTTCTTCAAGGCATCGGTGTTCAAGGCGATCGACGGTTACAAGAGCGTACGGCACAAGATCAGCGAAGATATTTATATTGGCCGCGAACTTAAAAAGCGCGGACACCGTCTGGTGTTTCTCGACGTGAAGAACCATGTGTCCTGCCGCATGTACCGGAGTTTTTCCGGCGCCGTGGACGGCATCGCGAAAAACATCTACGACTTTTTTGAAAAGCATGTCGCATCGATCATTGCGCTCACGGTTTTCATCATCGGCGGCCTGGTGCTCCCCGTGGTGCTGCTGCCCCTGGAAGTCCTCACCCATGGAAGCCACATCCACCTCGCGGCCGCATCCGTGGGACTGTTTTTCGGCGCATGGGCGCTTTTCCTTTACAACCGGGGAATGGTATGGTACGCCCCTCTGCTCTACCCGTTTCTCTTCATCCTTCTCATTTACATCGGGTGGAAATCCGTAATCGACGACACCCTGGGCAAGGGCTACCTGTGGAAGGGACGGTTCGTGAAGTGA
- a CDS encoding tetratricopeptide repeat protein has product MKVFNNKKDNAYWCGRLEYLEGRAENELQNWKEADSHLAIGLKAIDDHLRLCASCDEGWRVKSAIMGQMCLVKIRQFEYWWVFMHGLEVSYLANTALKIQPKNGKAHILIGSTLVYPPIIYGGNPSKGIEVMNTALEMPDIEKDDQFNIFSGLGIAYGRLERREEALAYLNKALELYPGNRYAAEKLKEIASGQHVNP; this is encoded by the coding sequence ATGAAGGTTTTCAACAACAAAAAAGACAATGCGTACTGGTGCGGCCGGTTGGAATACCTTGAAGGCAGGGCGGAAAATGAGTTGCAGAACTGGAAAGAAGCCGATTCACACCTTGCCATAGGGCTCAAGGCAATTGACGACCACCTGCGCCTTTGCGCCTCCTGCGACGAAGGATGGCGCGTGAAAAGCGCGATCATGGGCCAGATGTGTCTTGTGAAAATACGACAGTTTGAATACTGGTGGGTCTTCATGCACGGGCTTGAGGTATCTTACCTTGCGAACACGGCGCTCAAAATACAGCCTAAAAACGGAAAGGCGCATATTCTTATCGGGTCAACGCTGGTGTACCCGCCCATTATCTACGGCGGCAATCCAAGCAAGGGCATTGAGGTCATGAACACCGCTCTCGAGATGCCCGACATAGAAAAAGACGACCAGTTCAACATTTTCTCCGGCCTCGGCATCGCCTACGGCCGTCTTGAGCGCCGTGAAGAGGCGCTTGCATACCTTAACAAGGCGCTCGAACTGTATCCCGGCAACCGGTATGCCGCGGAAAAACTCAAGGAGATAGCATCGGGGCAGCATGTCAACCCCTGA
- a CDS encoding FHA domain-containing protein gives MSSVFLVHYPDSPIRVPDKGTVSIGRADSNDIVLNEPRVSRQHAVIEWEKSSGAFLVRDLGSKNGTYLNGFKISTHDPRPLNDWNKIRVTSIVFTVRCVNDAAVIKNEFEQLREKMHQEVTEIINMSDILAETEQPGISGDLEHLCPVELFQMLETGRKTGSLVVKTKSGEGAYLFEQGNVVTAKFADRSGDKAVFEVLRFSQGSFSFSPLDRITERHQIATSTTMLLMEGCRLLDEANK, from the coding sequence GTGTCAAGCGTATTTCTCGTGCATTATCCGGATTCCCCCATCCGCGTGCCCGACAAGGGAACGGTGTCCATCGGACGCGCAGACTCCAACGACATCGTGCTCAACGAGCCCCGCGTGAGCCGCCAGCATGCGGTCATTGAATGGGAAAAATCATCCGGTGCGTTTTTGGTCCGCGATCTGGGGAGCAAAAACGGCACGTACCTCAACGGCTTCAAAATCAGCACGCACGACCCGCGCCCGCTCAACGACTGGAACAAAATCCGCGTCACCTCAATCGTGTTCACGGTGCGGTGCGTCAACGACGCCGCGGTGATAAAAAACGAGTTCGAGCAGCTCAGGGAGAAGATGCACCAGGAGGTCACCGAAATCATCAACATGTCCGACATCCTCGCCGAGACCGAGCAGCCCGGGATATCCGGCGACCTCGAGCACCTCTGCCCGGTGGAGCTTTTCCAAATGCTCGAAACCGGAAGGAAAACCGGCAGCCTTGTGGTCAAAACCAAGTCCGGCGAGGGCGCGTACCTGTTTGAACAGGGAAATGTGGTGACCGCCAAGTTCGCCGACAGATCGGGCGATAAGGCCGTCTTTGAAGTGCTCAGGTTCAGCCAGGGCTCCTTCTCATTCTCTCCGCTTGACAGGATAACGGAACGGCACCAGATAGCCACTTCCACCACCATGCTCCTCATGGAGGGATGCAGGCTTCTGGATGAGGCCAACAAGTAG
- the pap gene encoding polyphosphate:AMP phosphotransferase — protein sequence MDLDRLDLSKKTDKRAYKAVMPGLQRTIGELQRTAREKNIPVIIVFEGWGAAGKGTQINNLMLALDPRGFNVNLTKAANEEEYLRPFLWRFWLRLPAAGRIALFDRSWYRGVLHDRDGKSTDKGEWRKAFREIREFERQLTDDGTVMVKFFLHISKKEQKKRFKALLKDPATAWKVTKDDWKQQRHYARLRKSVADMLGQTSRPNAPWTVVEATDHRFASIKVTKTLIAALTEACARKGKPGRLTKAPVLPGKVPPILNRIDLSPSMTKEEYEANLKKCQEHLREIEYKIYIKRIPVIIVYEGWDAAGKGGNIKRLAQALDPRGYEVVPVGPPSDVEKAHHYLWRFWQKVPKAGHITIFDRSWYGRVMVERVEGFCSETEWKRAYREINEFEEDCADFGAVIVKFWLHIDPREQLLRFKQREGLWYKRWKITDEDWRNRKKWDAYKLAVDEMIYRTSTKHAPWTIVEADSKYFARIKTLKTVIKAIEKKLKK from the coding sequence ATGGATCTCGACCGGCTCGACCTTTCAAAAAAAACCGACAAGCGCGCCTACAAGGCAGTCATGCCCGGCCTTCAACGTACCATAGGCGAACTGCAGCGGACGGCGCGTGAAAAGAACATCCCGGTCATCATCGTGTTCGAAGGCTGGGGCGCGGCGGGCAAGGGCACGCAGATCAACAACCTCATGCTCGCGCTTGATCCGCGCGGGTTCAACGTCAACCTCACCAAGGCGGCAAACGAAGAGGAATACCTGCGGCCGTTCTTATGGCGCTTCTGGCTCAGGCTGCCTGCCGCCGGCCGCATCGCACTATTCGACAGGAGCTGGTACCGCGGCGTGCTGCACGACAGGGACGGAAAATCAACTGACAAAGGGGAATGGCGCAAGGCCTTCAGGGAGATCCGCGAATTCGAGCGCCAGCTTACCGATGACGGCACCGTCATGGTTAAATTTTTCCTGCACATCAGCAAAAAGGAGCAGAAAAAACGTTTCAAGGCGCTGTTGAAAGATCCGGCCACGGCATGGAAGGTAACCAAGGACGACTGGAAACAGCAACGGCATTACGCCCGGCTTAGAAAATCAGTGGCGGACATGCTCGGCCAGACATCGCGGCCCAATGCTCCATGGACCGTGGTCGAGGCCACCGACCACCGCTTCGCCTCGATAAAGGTGACCAAAACGCTTATCGCGGCTCTTACCGAGGCCTGCGCGCGCAAGGGAAAACCGGGTCGATTGACAAAAGCGCCTGTTTTGCCGGGAAAGGTGCCGCCCATTCTCAACCGCATAGACCTCTCCCCTTCCATGACAAAAGAGGAATATGAGGCAAACCTTAAAAAATGCCAGGAGCACCTCCGTGAGATTGAGTATAAAATTTACATAAAGCGAATTCCCGTCATCATCGTGTATGAAGGATGGGACGCGGCCGGAAAAGGAGGCAACATCAAGCGGCTTGCCCAGGCGCTTGACCCGCGCGGCTACGAGGTGGTGCCGGTCGGCCCGCCCAGCGACGTTGAAAAGGCGCACCACTATCTCTGGCGCTTCTGGCAGAAGGTGCCCAAGGCGGGCCACATCACCATTTTCGACCGGTCGTGGTACGGCCGCGTGATGGTCGAGCGCGTCGAGGGCTTCTGCAGCGAAACGGAATGGAAGCGTGCCTACCGTGAAATCAACGAATTCGAGGAAGACTGCGCGGACTTCGGAGCCGTGATTGTCAAGTTCTGGCTCCACATCGACCCGCGTGAACAGCTGCTGCGGTTCAAGCAGCGCGAGGGATTGTGGTATAAGCGGTGGAAAATCACGGACGAGGACTGGCGCAACAGGAAAAAATGGGACGCGTATAAACTGGCTGTTGATGAAATGATATACCGCACAAGCACCAAACACGCTCCTTGGACCATCGTGGAGGCGGACAGCAAATATTTTGCGAGAATAAAGACGTTGAAGACGGTGATAAAGGCGATTGAAAAGAAATTGAAAAAATAA
- the mutL gene encoding DNA mismatch repair endonuclease MutL, with the protein MQTNDPVIRVLPQQVVEKIAAGEVIERPASVLKEIIENAIDAGATKIDIVIEDSGFSLIQVSDNGSGMSPVNLEKSVLRHATSKIATADDLYAVSTMGFRGEALASIAAVSRTVIASSATQDGLGYSLGCDGGVAAKPKPVPHVRGTTVSCRDLFFNVPARKKFMKTRKAERMALARLIEQIVIPFPSMHFTAVFEGKPVFDVPPADSLLGRISQVAGVEFAKTLVMAQGSAEGMEATLFFPLQDNGQARPRYQNLYVNLRRVDNDSVLFAVRQAFAQLVRRDFRPSFFCFIDIDPSLIDVNVHPTKQKVKFEDEQGLFRFIYAAVSKVLKPSAPAAPARTSQMEGEISTNGLAPAPVPAAEAPLEESGRPLFAAEDPADGAYGQTILAFPKKGPQGENDLDSLDQEKVQLADSSDRASWSLISCFQIHEMFILAPIKNGILLIDQHAAHERILYEQALDDLKVGRAASQQLLFPVVIRLTATEKTVVGSSEEYFRAFGFDIQDFGGNEVSVSATPSFMKSSDIESSVRDMIGYLLDEKSMGHFPEPHKRFAAAFACGAAIKAGQKLSQEEMMALLNSLFSAQNPYTCPHGRPTVVRISIDELSRRFLR; encoded by the coding sequence ATGCAAACCAATGACCCCGTCATCCGCGTGCTCCCACAGCAGGTGGTTGAGAAAATCGCCGCGGGCGAGGTCATTGAGCGGCCGGCGTCGGTGCTCAAGGAAATTATAGAGAATGCGATAGACGCGGGCGCGACAAAAATAGACATCGTTATCGAGGACTCGGGATTTTCACTGATCCAGGTGAGCGACAACGGCTCGGGCATGTCGCCGGTAAACCTCGAAAAATCCGTGCTGCGCCATGCGACCAGCAAGATTGCCACGGCCGACGATCTCTACGCCGTTTCGACCATGGGGTTCCGCGGCGAGGCGCTGGCGAGCATCGCCGCAGTGAGCCGCACCGTCATCGCGAGCAGCGCCACGCAGGACGGCCTCGGGTATTCGCTCGGGTGCGACGGCGGCGTTGCCGCGAAACCGAAACCCGTGCCGCATGTGCGCGGTACAACGGTGTCGTGCCGTGACCTTTTCTTCAACGTGCCCGCGCGCAAGAAATTCATGAAGACCCGCAAGGCGGAGCGAATGGCGCTCGCGCGGCTCATCGAACAGATCGTGATTCCGTTTCCGTCAATGCATTTCACCGCGGTGTTCGAGGGCAAGCCGGTCTTCGACGTGCCGCCGGCTGATTCGCTGCTCGGCCGCATTTCCCAGGTCGCCGGCGTGGAATTCGCAAAAACGCTTGTCATGGCCCAGGGAAGCGCGGAGGGCATGGAGGCAACGCTTTTTTTTCCGCTTCAGGACAACGGCCAGGCCCGGCCGCGCTACCAGAACCTGTATGTCAACCTGCGCCGGGTGGACAACGATTCGGTGCTTTTCGCCGTGCGCCAGGCGTTTGCTCAGCTTGTCAGACGCGACTTTCGTCCCTCGTTTTTCTGCTTCATCGATATTGATCCCTCATTGATCGACGTCAACGTCCACCCCACGAAACAGAAGGTGAAATTCGAGGATGAACAAGGCCTTTTCAGGTTCATTTATGCCGCGGTCAGCAAGGTGCTGAAACCTTCGGCGCCGGCGGCCCCTGCCCGCACGTCTCAAATGGAGGGCGAAATCAGCACAAACGGCCTTGCGCCCGCACCGGTTCCAGCGGCTGAGGCCCCTTTAGAAGAAAGCGGCCGGCCTTTGTTTGCCGCCGAGGACCCTGCTGACGGCGCCTACGGTCAGACCATTCTCGCCTTTCCGAAAAAAGGACCTCAGGGTGAGAATGATCTTGATTCCCTTGACCAGGAGAAGGTACAATTAGCAGACAGCAGCGACCGGGCGTCCTGGAGCCTCATTTCGTGCTTTCAAATACACGAGATGTTCATTCTCGCGCCGATAAAAAACGGCATCCTGCTCATCGACCAGCATGCGGCGCACGAGAGGATTCTGTACGAACAGGCGCTCGACGACCTCAAGGTGGGACGGGCAGCGTCGCAGCAGCTTTTATTTCCCGTGGTGATCCGGCTCACCGCCACGGAAAAAACGGTGGTAGGGTCGTCGGAGGAATATTTCAGGGCGTTCGGTTTTGACATTCAGGATTTCGGCGGGAACGAGGTGTCGGTTTCCGCAACGCCGTCGTTCATGAAAAGTTCCGACATCGAGAGCTCGGTGCGCGACATGATAGGCTACCTGCTCGATGAAAAGAGTATGGGCCATTTCCCCGAGCCGCACAAGCGGTTCGCGGCCGCGTTTGCCTGCGGTGCGGCGATCAAGGCGGGGCAGAAGCTTTCGCAGGAGGAGATGATGGCGTTGCTCAACAGCCTGTTCTCCGCGCAGAACCCGTACACCTGCCCACACGGCAGGCCCACGGTGGTCAGGATTTCAATTGACGAGCTTTCCCGCAGATTCCTGCGGTGA
- a CDS encoding STAS domain-containing protein: MKIEHDNKGIVILLPERFLKPASNAFLLSLKKEIEAGAARIAADFKNTVLIDSTAIGALVAMAKEAKAQGVPFYIRNLSGEIYALFTDTGLDRIFNVEHEGRVHSAEVDIFEKTGDVRLEITIETVNGICVFHLAGVMNHLQGSRFFRQQFLLAMAEHKKILLDMQDLTFFDSLSMSVMLNMNKLIKETGGSMRICNANYAVNDLFMTTNLNRIIPVFTTLAEALRNWE, translated from the coding sequence ATGAAGATAGAACATGATAATAAAGGCATTGTCATCCTGCTGCCCGAACGGTTTCTCAAGCCGGCGTCCAATGCGTTCCTTTTGTCGCTGAAAAAGGAGATCGAAGCGGGCGCGGCGCGAATTGCCGCGGATTTCAAGAATACCGTGCTCATCGACAGCACTGCCATCGGCGCGCTGGTCGCTATGGCCAAGGAAGCCAAGGCGCAGGGCGTACCGTTTTACATCCGCAACCTGAGCGGCGAAATCTACGCCCTTTTCACGGACACCGGGCTCGACAGGATTTTCAACGTCGAGCACGAGGGCCGGGTGCATTCGGCCGAGGTGGATATATTTGAGAAAACGGGCGACGTCCGCCTCGAAATAACGATCGAAACCGTAAACGGCATATGCGTGTTCCACCTTGCCGGCGTGATGAACCATCTTCAGGGATCGCGCTTTTTCAGGCAGCAATTCCTGCTCGCGATGGCCGAGCACAAGAAAATCCTGCTTGACATGCAGGATCTGACCTTTTTTGACAGCCTGAGCATGAGCGTGATGCTCAACATGAACAAGCTGATCAAGGAGACGGGCGGCAGCATGCGAATCTGCAACGCCAACTACGCGGTCAACGATCTCTTCATGACCACCAACCTCAACCGGATCATTCCGGTATTCACCACCCTTGCCGAGGCCCTGCGGAACTGGGAATAG
- the mtaB gene encoding tRNA (N(6)-L-threonylcarbamoyladenosine(37)-C(2))-methylthiotransferase MtaB: MASAVLIKSIGCRTNQEEMTALAAQLAGDGYYVVYDLADADVAIVNSCLVTSAAEAKTRRYISSVSHAYPGVRICVTGCLAQHSPHEILKRMPVTWVVGNSRKHDIPAILRKKEGGVFHGAMDAHALAAVSLVNSPTCPGASGRTRFFLKIQEGCNYRCAYCIVPLVRGPSRSVSFDRVVGVFEDALRAGYKEIVLTGTHIGQYSDGPSCGLEALVERLANTDGDFRVRLSSLDPRDMSDSLLQMIGSHPRLCRHLHLSVQSLSPAVLKNMGRPIAEHGRFLEKLASFRKSFPLAGLGGDFITGFPGETNEQFDGTCRAAVECGFTFGHVFRYSCRPGTLASAMPGQIDEKEKSRRSERLRKLLEDRRRLFVRSAAGEVQRVLVEEESPAAGLASNYLRIEVAGHTAPANTWIDVTVSGIGNKKDRCGAVLAKS; this comes from the coding sequence ATGGCAAGCGCCGTGCTCATCAAGTCCATCGGGTGCCGCACCAACCAGGAGGAGATGACGGCCCTTGCTGCACAGCTGGCAGGCGATGGCTACTACGTTGTTTATGACCTCGCGGACGCTGATGTGGCAATTGTCAACTCCTGCCTCGTCACCTCTGCGGCGGAGGCTAAAACCCGTCGGTACATTTCTTCGGTATCGCATGCGTATCCCGGCGTAAGAATCTGCGTCACCGGCTGCCTTGCCCAGCATTCTCCGCACGAGATCCTTAAACGCATGCCGGTCACCTGGGTGGTGGGAAACTCCCGCAAGCATGATATTCCGGCTATTCTGCGCAAAAAAGAGGGCGGCGTGTTTCATGGAGCAATGGATGCGCATGCTCTCGCAGCGGTCTCTCTTGTCAATTCTCCCACGTGCCCGGGCGCATCGGGCCGCACCCGTTTTTTTCTCAAGATCCAGGAGGGATGCAACTACCGGTGCGCCTATTGCATCGTGCCGCTCGTGCGCGGGCCCTCGAGAAGCGTTTCCTTTGACCGCGTTGTCGGGGTGTTCGAAGACGCCCTTCGCGCCGGATACAAGGAAATTGTTCTTACCGGTACCCATATCGGACAATATTCTGATGGCCCGTCTTGCGGATTAGAGGCGCTTGTGGAAAGGCTCGCAAACACGGACGGCGATTTCCGGGTCCGCTTGAGCTCGCTTGATCCGCGGGACATGTCTGATTCCCTTTTGCAAATGATCGGCTCACATCCGCGCCTGTGCAGGCACCTGCACCTGAGCGTGCAAAGCCTGTCTCCGGCCGTGTTGAAAAATATGGGACGGCCCATTGCGGAGCATGGCCGGTTTCTTGAAAAGCTTGCCTCATTCCGGAAGAGTTTTCCTCTTGCAGGACTCGGCGGCGACTTCATTACCGGCTTTCCCGGAGAGACGAACGAACAGTTCGATGGTACATGCAGGGCGGCGGTCGAGTGCGGGTTTACCTTCGGGCATGTGTTCCGCTATTCGTGTCGTCCGGGCACTCTTGCGTCCGCCATGCCGGGGCAGATTGACGAAAAAGAAAAAAGCAGGCGGAGCGAGCGCCTCCGGAAACTCCTCGAGGACCGCCGCCGCCTTTTTGTAAGAAGTGCCGCGGGCGAGGTGCAGCGCGTCCTGGTGGAGGAGGAATCCCCTGCGGCCGGTCTCGCCTCCAATTATCTCCGCATCGAGGTGGCCGGCCATACGGCGCCGGCAAACACCTGGATCGATGTGACGGTGTCCGGGATCGGAAACAAGAAGGACCGGTGCGGGGCGGTCCTGGCCAAATCGTGA